One region of Terriglobia bacterium genomic DNA includes:
- the lptC gene encoding LPS export ABC transporter periplasmic protein LptC: protein MSFDPKRLRKVFAGGAVMVFVIALGFYLRGFFKPQDKIPDMPKNIPSGVEKSATGFNLSKSEGGKTLFTIHAASVQQYKEGGRAALHDVSITVFGRNQDRSDQIYGADFGYDPVAKVVSAEGEVRIDLEAVSSAATPAGGPAAETKNLIHVKTSGLTFSENTGIAQTKAAIEFRVPEGNGSAVGATYDSHGGVLTLKSAVRITSTGPRKATITGQSATITKNPSRIVMQSAKVEEQQRVISADKVTVFMSDDNNIERVVGSGNLHASSTGAKAFEINAPEGELEMTGANQARRGVLSGGVTFLSKGDSPAQGKAGKILLTFVADNRLSKARAEDSVQLKQGPAGKSQELHAVALDLSVKDGRRLEKAVTSGGPAEIVREQATGKTTISAGHFETVFNDQNRPVSLYGTPDAKIVDSVPGKPDRILTSRELTAKFNDKGEIVSADQTGDFRYQEGTQTASAERAKYAAAEETILLSGSPRVIDANQGIALTADSIQLNRKTRNAFAQDNVKTTYSKMGAQPGGAMLGSADPIHVTGSTATLNSATGVARYAKARLWQGPNIVEAPTISFDRTKRSLQAQGGQGDHVASVFVQKDKNGKLTPVNVMSDRLSYVDAERRAVFSGNVVVRAQDATITSASVQVILLPKKGQAENQSASQLERIEAQGDIKIEQGSRKATGNKLVYTAAEEKMVLTGTSEKLPSIFDAERGQISGDSLTFFTHDGRVLVGSGETSKTEIPNRIPDASKK, encoded by the coding sequence ATGTCCTTTGATCCCAAGCGGCTAAGAAAAGTCTTTGCCGGCGGCGCTGTGATGGTGTTCGTCATCGCCCTGGGATTCTATTTGCGTGGGTTCTTTAAGCCGCAGGACAAGATTCCTGATATGCCCAAGAACATCCCTTCTGGCGTGGAAAAAAGCGCAACAGGTTTCAATCTCTCCAAGTCAGAAGGCGGAAAGACGCTCTTTACCATCCATGCAGCCAGCGTCCAGCAATATAAAGAGGGTGGACGCGCGGCGCTGCACGATGTCAGCATCACAGTTTTTGGACGCAACCAGGACCGCTCCGACCAGATTTACGGCGCCGATTTCGGGTATGATCCGGTCGCAAAAGTTGTCTCTGCGGAGGGGGAAGTCCGCATTGATCTGGAGGCTGTTTCCTCCGCTGCAACTCCCGCAGGCGGGCCAGCGGCGGAAACCAAGAACCTGATTCACGTAAAGACGAGCGGTCTTACCTTTAGTGAGAATACCGGAATTGCCCAGACCAAAGCGGCGATTGAGTTTCGCGTGCCGGAAGGAAATGGATCGGCGGTGGGTGCAACGTACGATTCGCACGGCGGCGTGCTTACGTTGAAGTCGGCTGTGCGAATTACCAGCACCGGTCCGCGCAAAGCCACCATCACAGGCCAGAGCGCCACAATCACCAAAAACCCGAGCAGGATCGTGATGCAGTCTGCCAAAGTCGAGGAACAACAGCGTGTGATTTCCGCTGATAAAGTCACGGTTTTCATGAGCGATGACAATAATATTGAGCGCGTTGTTGGTTCTGGGAACCTGCATGCATCCAGCACCGGCGCAAAGGCGTTTGAGATTAACGCTCCTGAAGGTGAGCTGGAAATGACGGGCGCGAACCAGGCGCGAAGAGGCGTTCTTTCCGGTGGCGTAACTTTCCTGAGCAAAGGTGATTCTCCTGCGCAAGGCAAGGCTGGCAAGATATTACTCACGTTTGTGGCTGATAATCGGCTAAGCAAGGCAAGGGCGGAAGATTCAGTCCAACTGAAACAGGGCCCAGCCGGAAAGTCACAGGAGTTGCATGCAGTTGCACTGGATCTTTCTGTGAAGGATGGCCGCCGATTGGAGAAGGCCGTTACTTCCGGCGGACCGGCGGAGATTGTACGCGAGCAGGCTACGGGCAAGACCACGATCAGCGCAGGACATTTTGAAACCGTTTTCAATGACCAGAATCGTCCGGTATCTCTCTATGGAACGCCCGATGCCAAAATTGTTGATTCTGTTCCGGGCAAGCCGGACCGCATTCTCACATCGCGCGAACTCACGGCAAAGTTCAATGACAAAGGTGAGATTGTTTCAGCCGATCAGACCGGCGATTTCCGTTATCAGGAAGGAACACAAACGGCTTCTGCCGAGCGCGCCAAATATGCCGCAGCCGAGGAAACGATCCTTCTTTCCGGATCACCACGTGTCATTGACGCGAACCAGGGTATTGCGCTCACAGCCGACAGCATCCAACTAAATCGCAAAACTCGCAACGCTTTTGCCCAGGACAACGTAAAGACCACTTATTCCAAGATGGGTGCCCAGCCGGGCGGGGCCATGCTGGGCTCGGCTGACCCAATCCATGTTACGGGCTCAACTGCCACCCTGAACTCTGCTACCGGAGTCGCCCGCTACGCCAAAGCCCGTCTGTGGCAAGGTCCAAACATCGTGGAAGCGCCAACCATCAGTTTTGATCGGACGAAGCGCAGCCTTCAAGCCCAAGGTGGACAGGGTGACCATGTTGCATCAGTTTTTGTGCAAAAGGATAAAAATGGCAAGCTAACCCCGGTAAATGTGATGTCAGATAGGCTCTCTTACGTCGATGCGGAGCGCAGGGCGGTCTTTAGCGGCAATGTGGTGGTCCGGGCCCAGGATGCCACTATCACGTCAGCCAGCGTTCAGGTGATCCTGCTGCCAAAGAAAGGCCAAGCCGAAAATCAGAGTGCCAGCCAGCTGGAACGTATTGAAGCGCAAGGAGATATCAAGATTGAGCAAGGAAGCCGGAAGGCCACTGGGAACAAGCTGGTGTATACCGCTGCAGAGGAAAAAATGGTGCTTACTGGCACCTCGGAAAAACTCCCTAGCATTTTTGATGCCGAACGGGGCCAAATTTCGGGCGATTCGTTGACTTTCTTTACCCACGATGGTAGGGTTCTGGTAGGTAGCGGAGAAACATCCAAAACCGAGATTCCAAACAGGATTCCAGACGCGAGCAAGAAGTAA
- the lptB gene encoding LPS export ABC transporter ATP-binding protein encodes MQTLATDEIAKSYRGRRVVNGVSLHINQAEVVGLLGPNGAGKTTSFYMIVGLVPPDSGRILVDGQDISNVPMYLRARNYGISYLPQEPSVFRKLSVEENIMAVLEVQPISWQERRRKRDQLIDELGLGHIRNNMGYALSGGERRRVEIARALCIAPKFILLDEPFSGIDPIAVLDLQKIIFDLKGSGIGVLITDHNVRETLSVTDRAYIINEGRIFRTGTPEQLGNDPEVKRVYLGESFSFV; translated from the coding sequence ATGCAGACCTTGGCCACGGACGAAATCGCGAAATCGTACCGCGGGCGCAGGGTAGTCAACGGCGTCAGTCTTCATATCAACCAAGCTGAAGTGGTCGGGCTTTTGGGCCCCAACGGCGCCGGCAAAACTACATCTTTTTACATGATTGTGGGGCTTGTGCCCCCGGATAGCGGCCGCATTCTTGTGGACGGTCAGGACATCTCCAATGTTCCCATGTACCTGCGCGCCAGGAATTACGGCATCAGCTATCTTCCGCAGGAGCCTTCGGTATTTCGCAAATTGAGTGTGGAAGAAAACATTATGGCTGTGCTGGAAGTGCAGCCCATCTCATGGCAGGAGCGCCGGCGCAAGCGTGATCAGTTGATTGATGAGCTAGGGCTTGGACATATTCGCAACAATATGGGCTATGCGCTTTCCGGTGGAGAGCGGCGCAGAGTGGAAATCGCGCGCGCGCTTTGTATTGCACCAAAGTTCATTCTGCTGGATGAACCATTTTCAGGCATTGACCCCATTGCCGTGCTCGACCTGCAAAAGATAATTTTTGATTTGAAGGGAAGCGGCATCGGTGTGTTGATCACTGATCACAACGTGCGCGAAACGCTGTCAGTGACGGATCGCGCTTATATCATCAATGAAGGCCGCATTTTCCGCACCGGTACGCCGGAGCAGCTTGGCAACGATCCAGAGGTGAAAAGAGTCTATCTGGGAGAGAGTTTTTCATTTGTTTAA